The Candidatus Limnocylindrales bacterium genome has a segment encoding these proteins:
- a CDS encoding ParB N-terminal domain-containing protein gives MSQEGLKRSLEEWMTTKRGSPTSSSEQSNIGRLLQKVNLSDIEMSDSPFALRGKTDWPTLKNSLKDQGQKYPIILKREEGRYRIVAGFRRLKALNELGYSSVMAVVYDKLTDEEMELFYLMDVLLYQETDLLRLSELLSEKDEILAKSLGIPQALYDSFVKIALASEEIKEALSRQDISLKQLLEILKSDHPQELLEELLASQVTSREMNLLNQLISLRKVMPVSGEEIQKWIDIESLAIRVYKDLKHLSEKIKILKEVYPQIPLDIRKYLVTELKELEETGIFNIIHQHPGAEHLYEEVTGEDYEEIKILSDEIFNTQILNSEIPVVVNLNLAGYPPCEELQQALGMLQAKYHDKLRFYAVNIMESDLGGRLPHLVKIGKDFMVKNLPRIMIFWKGKKVAESNKIDDLEEVFRLVRSVIKA, from the coding sequence ATGAGTCAGGAGGGCCTAAAAAGAAGCCTGGAAGAATGGATGACGACCAAAAGAGGGTCGCCTACCTCTTCTTCAGAGCAATCCAATATCGGGAGATTACTTCAGAAAGTTAATCTCTCGGACATTGAAATGTCAGATTCACCTTTCGCTTTAAGGGGGAAAACCGATTGGCCCACGCTCAAAAATTCCCTCAAGGATCAAGGGCAAAAATACCCTATTATCTTGAAAAGAGAAGAGGGCAGATACCGAATCGTTGCCGGATTCAGACGGCTAAAAGCCTTGAATGAGCTGGGCTATAGCTCCGTGATGGCCGTGGTATATGATAAGCTGACAGACGAAGAAATGGAGCTATTTTACCTCATGGATGTTCTTCTCTATCAAGAAACCGACCTTTTGCGTCTATCCGAGTTACTGTCTGAAAAAGACGAAATTCTGGCCAAAAGTCTGGGTATTCCCCAGGCACTGTATGATTCCTTTGTAAAAATCGCCCTGGCCTCTGAAGAGATCAAAGAAGCTTTATCTCGTCAAGATATCAGCCTGAAACAGCTCCTGGAAATTCTTAAATCCGATCATCCCCAAGAATTGTTGGAAGAACTCTTAGCCTCTCAAGTTACTTCCCGAGAAATGAACCTCCTGAATCAGCTTATTTCTTTGAGAAAAGTCATGCCGGTCTCTGGAGAGGAAATTCAAAAGTGGATTGATATCGAAAGCCTGGCCATCCGGGTCTATAAAGATTTGAAACATCTATCTGAGAAAATTAAGATTCTAAAGGAGGTTTATCCCCAAATTCCCTTAGATATCCGGAAATATCTGGTAACTGAACTTAAAGAGCTGGAAGAGACCGGAATCTTTAATATCATCCATCAGCATCCGGGCGCAGAACATCTCTATGAAGAGGTGACCGGGGAAGATTATGAGGAGATTAAAATCCTCTCGGACGAGATTTTTAATACCCAGATCCTTAATTCGGAAATCCCGGTTGTGGTTAATCTGAATCTGGCAGGGTATCCTCCCTGTGAAGAACTTCAGCAGGCCCTGGGGATGTTACAGGCTAAATATCACGATAAACTTAGGTTCTATGCTGTTAACATCATGGAATCAGACTTAGGAGGTCGATTGCCCCATTTGGTTAAAATCGGAAAAGATTTTATGGTCAAAAACCTCCCTCGCATTATGATCTTTTGGAAGGGTAAGAAAGTAGCAGAGTCTAACAAGATTGATGATCTGGAAGAGGTCTTCAGGCTGGTTCGATCGGTTATAAAGGCGTGA